A window of the Hordeum vulgare subsp. vulgare chromosome 5H, MorexV3_pseudomolecules_assembly, whole genome shotgun sequence genome harbors these coding sequences:
- the LOC123400207 gene encoding protein ALTERED PHOSPHATE STARVATION RESPONSE 1-like, with product MGNCAASRLAGGGGGAGAGGDPVAVCRDRKRLIKAAADRRFALAAAHAGYAAALRAVADALDVFVARHTAPAPILITLPTPTSSPPGSPKPAPTLMPSAPTPTPSPPPPQQQRQTEAAPAEEQDDCGARTPEMGTPEMGRPYYYTPPATPPPPPPAASAVGGWDFFNPFYGTEEVAAAAAAISDEEMRAVREREGIPDLEEAEEEDDDEEDEGEDAAAAGTKNPKTEASLGVAKQEEAKEVGEVTTGNNGGGLEVGMVQPGRELLAALKEVEELLSRAAEAGKEVSGMLEAAARAPELKENSSKIIHAIAWHRSPSSVSSSSYRSELGASSNSLSWTDKSETNKSDIFDDYGGMKSGSHSQTLGRLYAWEKKLYEEVKAIDQIRQTYEKKCVQLRNQDAKGSELRCAEKTRTNVRDLYTRIWVSLRAAESISDRIQKLRDEELQPQLVELLHGFVRTWKVMVDSHDAQRQIMFEVNSFTCPAYGKFCNDAQRHATLKLEVELRNWRSCFVSYVTAQKGYIEALDGWLSKFILTDTIRYSRGISSIAPDRAGAPPLVVICHEWHTTLSRFPYKRVPFTMRNFNRSVRVLWMKQGEEQQQKRKVDGLAKELDKKATAYKRAENKVIETKLLEHRPEQDARQRMEQLSERKEALSALRRRVEAEKARHHHCMRDTHDVTLNGFKIGLAGMFEALAEFSRDSVTLYEDLLARAGPRDSAEKAATIEQQQQQPRPAAVNAT from the exons ATGGGGAACTGCGCCGCCTCCCggctcgccggcggcggcggcggcgcgggcgcgGGCGGGGACCCCGTCGCGGTGTGCCGCGACCGGAAGCGCCTCATCAAGGCGGCGGCCGACCGGAGGTTCGCGCTCGCCGCGGCGCACGCGGGCTACGCCGCCGCCCTGCGCGCCGTCGCCGACGCGCTCGACGTCTTCGTCGCGCGCCACACCGCGCCGGCGCCGATACTCATCACGCTCCCCACCCCCACCTCCTCGCCCCCCGGGTCGCCCAAGCCGGCGCCGACGCTGATGCCCTCGGCCCCCACGCCCACgccctcgcccccgccgccgcaacAGCAGCGGCAGACGGAGGCGGCGCCGGCGGAGGAGCAGGACGACTGCGGAGCGCGCACGCCGGAAATGGGGACGCCGGAGATGGGCCGCCCGTACTACTACACGCCCCCGGCGACGCCGCCCCCGCCACCCCCCGCGGCGTCGGCGGTCGGCGGGTGGGACTTCTTCAACCCGTTCTACGGgacggaggaggtggcggcggccgcCGCGGCCATCAGCGACGAGGAGATGCGCGCCGTCAGGGAGCGGGAGGGGATCCCGGACCTGGAGGAGGCGgaagaggaagacgacgacgaggaagACGAGGGGGAggatgcggcggcggcggggacaaAAAACCCTAAAACAGAGGCTTCCCTCGGAGTGGCCAAGCAGGAAGAGGCGAAAGAGGTGGGGGAGGTGACGACGGGTAACAACGGCGGCGGGCTGGAGGTCGGCATGGTGCAGCCGGGGCGCGAGCTCCTGGCGGCGCTGAAAGAGGTGGAGGAGCTCCTGTCCCGCGCCGCGGAGGCCGGGAAGGAGGTCTCCGGCATGCTGGAGGCCGCCGCCCGTGCCCCCGAGCTCAAAG AGAACTCGTCGAAGATAATCCATGCCATCGCGTGGCATCGGTCTCCATCGTCTGTGTCCTCCTCGTCCTATAGGAGCGAGCTGGGAGCAAGCTCGAACAGCTTGTCATGGACGGATAAGAGTGAGACTAATAAGAGCGATATATTCGATGACTATGGTGGGATGAAATCAGGAAGTCACTCGCAGACGTTAGGGAGATTGTATGCCTGGGAGAAGAAACTGTATGAAGAAGTTAAG GCCATAGATCAAATTCGACAAACATATGAGAAGAAATGTGTGCAGCTGAGGAACCAAGATGCCAAAGGTTCGGAGCTGCGCTGTGCTGAGAAAACCAGGACAAACGTGAGAGACTTGTACACAAGGATCTGGGTTTCTCTACGAGCAGCAGAATCGATATCCGATAGAATACAAAAATTACGGGACGAGGAACTGCAACCGCAGCTTGTTGAGTTGTTGCACGG CTTTGTGAGAACTTGGAAAGTAATGGTGGATTCTCATGATGCACAGAGACAGATAATGTTTGAGGTGAATTCCTTCACCTGCCCTGCTTATGGGAAATTCTGCAACGATGCCCAGCGGCACGCCACTCTCAAGCTGGAGGTTGAACTGAGGAACTGGAGGTCCTGCTTTGTGAGCTATGTTACTGCACAGAAAGGCTACATTGAAGCCCTTGACGGCTGGCTGTCCAAGTTCATCCTGACGGACACAATCCGTTACTCCCGAGGGATCTCCTCGATCGCGCCCGACAGGGCTGGCGCGCCGCCCTTAGTCGTGATCTGCCATGAGTGGCACACCACGCTGTCGAGGTTCCCGTACAAGCGGGTGCCATTTACCATGCGAAACTTCAACCGGAGCGTGAGggtgctgtggatgaagcaaggGGAAGAGCAGCAGCAGAAGCGCAAGGTGGATGGGCTAGCCAAGGAGCTGGACAAGAAGGCGACGGCGTACAAGCGGGCTGAGAACAAGGTGATCGAGACGAAGCTGCTGGAGCACCGGCCTGAGCAGGACGCGAGGCAGCGGATGGAGCAGCTGTCGGAGCGCAAGGAGGCCCTGAGCGCGCTACGTCGGCGGGTGGAGGCGGAGAAGGCGCGGCACCACCACTGCATGCGCGACACCCACGACGTCACCCTCAACGGCTTCAAGATCGGCCTCGCCGGCATGTTCGAGGCCCTCGCCGAGTTCTCCCGGGACTCCGTCACGCTCTACGAGGACCTCCTGGCGCGTGCCGGCCCCAGGGACAGCGCCGagaaggccgccaccatcgagcaacagcagcagcagccgcgCCCGGCGGCGGTGAACGCGACATGA